The genomic window CGCGCTCGAGGAGCTCGAGGCCTACGGGATGCTGCAGCCGGTGCAGGGCTCCGGGGAGACGGCCCGCTACGACGACGAGGCCTTCGAGACGGCGCGGGCGGCGGCGCCGTTCTACGCCCGAGCGGCGACGGCCCGGCACCTCCGCATGTACCAGCACTTCGCCGAGCGCGAGGCCGAGCTCTTCGCCCGGGTGCTGTTCCAGTACCGGCGGCAGCGCAACCCGGCGGCGCGGGCCCACCTCGAGTCGGAGCTGCAGGAGCTGGCCCGGGCCGCCACCCGCCTGCGGGCCCTCATGCTGCGGCGAGCCACGCGCGACGCCTTCCAGGAGTGACGCCGCCGGTCGCGGCAGCGCGCGTGCTCCTGGACCGGGCCGCGCTGCGCGCGCGCGTCGAGGACCTGGCCGGCCGGATCGCGGCCGACAGTCCCGACGGGGTGGTTCTCGTCGGGGTGCTGAAGGGCGCGCTCGTGTTCCTCGCCGACCTGGCGCGCGCCATCCAGGCCGTCGACGT from Acidimicrobiia bacterium includes these protein-coding regions:
- a CDS encoding phosphoribosyltransferase family protein — translated: MLLDRAALRARVEDLAGRIAADSPDGVVLVGVLKGALVFLADLARAIQAVDVQIDFLAISRYAPDSGRVRILQDLELDVAGRDVVLV